In a single window of the Prinia subflava isolate CZ2003 ecotype Zambia chromosome 3, Cam_Psub_1.2, whole genome shotgun sequence genome:
- the CRACDL gene encoding CRACD-like protein isoform X1 has protein sequence MLMPESWSVSRAVKALLPLQTLSCPISAVQVTGEEAVWPLDGAFISGLSPQRQGSDCHMSSSRIMDHKMREAEGDGEDSSGKKKSKFKSFKKFFGKKKRKETSSSVSSSLKLCQSTSDVAASRDTRISYDSEDELETHKGIMGSRALSHDSIFILETGQEPARPVRVFSQENVSDRIRALQLKLQPTMKLGPPPPFRLHAKRTEDAGTSSEDDGLPRSPPEMSLLHESLNSGMRTRFSDSHKHLSSLSLAGTGSEEEEQVTLGSSSRSCSTDSQLFTRHGSTKTGSPRTSDSTISPTANFDTPPELSAFLDNSAAKHKLLIKPRNQRSSRMRKFSQRTQSESLSDLSCTPEEEEEDDAVFKPSNPELPCSTAATQNVASWPKPRVPEDFPPALRPVMTQPASESAVGQETLLPENKPEDCQPTLEMTCEESESSLLSEGKDSATSSHSSSNREVQKQEDSSETLVLSSEDVSINIVNHENKELPAVFPLNKLPSEENISISKNSIVCLGRSEENKQKDDQVPVEMPYNKGANKEFTLLSESSKEFFMGSSQPTDSFLVSHPASSVQMGSSTFCPLEKAKTTQEAAASDKENSQPLIHKEEQLGKKAEKAVNELNAFKKFSISSARERPSTRSLHFPERSELESPLNTGFFLSKAKVSSRNEKWQDDFQKGSDLDEEKSSNKKETLPSESYSENTGQPTEILAGYVSPAVDAAPMPSNSSVISHNQPSCKDKNPFQVKLRSTSLSLKYEDNSPSESKGIKRYSAEFNLENEGLTSFLRGDKVEIRKTANTNTGDSLNEKIKPKAKSSEQLSSKPPLPKKPVLQSITIPNTTASKEKQDKAIHSPESRNEDRDLEKQSTACKVPEKSMLSPVAAGDFGRDPDTPTEPAWISIARQKQRGMHQEKELDKEKPVTPDNKSTTEKQNKGKEQTEGPVKQQWSKPSHLAPKTTSEEQRKDTKSEVKPLLRTNSLSHYVPAAPSPALVDKEEISHLKKASDAAPDQPSWMELAKKKSQAWSDMPQIIK, from the exons ATGCTCATGCCAGAGAGCTGGAGTGTCTCCAGGGCTGTGAAAGCACTGCTCCCTCTGCAGACTTTGAGCTGTCCCATTTCTGCAGTCCAAGTGACAGGAGAAGAGGCTGTGTGGCCTCTGGATGGTGCCTTCATTTCAGGTCTGAGTCCTCAGAGACAGGGAAG TGATTGCCACATGAGTTCCTCAAGGATAATGGACCATAAGATGAGAGAGGCTGAAGGAGATGGAGAGGACAGTTCAG gaaagaaaaaatcaaagttCAAATCTTTCAAAAAGTTTTTtggtaaaaagaaaaggaaagagacgTCATCTTCAGTGAGCAGCAGTCTGAAGTTGTGCCAGTCAACAAGTGACGTCGCAGCCTCTCGTGACACGCGCATTAGTTACGATTCTGAAGATGAACTTGA GACACACAAAGGCATTATGGGAAGCAGAGCTTTGTCGCATGATAGCATTTTCATCCTTGAGACTGGGCAAGAGCCTGCAAGGCCAGTTAGAgtgttttctcaagaaaacGTTTCTGACCGGATTAGAGCTCTACAG CTGAAACTCCAGCCTACCATGAAATTGGGACCTCCACCTCCATTTAGACTTCATGCAAAACGAACAGAGGATGCTGGGACCAGTTCTGAAGATGATGGATTACCCAGGAGCCCTCCAGAAATGTCTTTGCTTCATGAAAGCCTAAACTCAGGCATGAGAACAAGA TTCTCTGACTCTCACAAGCACCTTAGCTCTTTGAGTTTAGCTGGAACAGGCAGTGAAGAAGAAGAACAG gttacATTGGGTTCTTCTTCTAGATCTTGTTCTACAGACAGTCAGCTGTTCACTAGGCATGGAAGTACCAAAACTGGGTCTCCCCGGACATCTGACAGTACCATCTCCCCTACAGCCAATTTTGACACTCCACCTGAGCTTTCTGCTTTCTTGGATAATTCTGCTGCTAAACATAAGCTTTTAATAAAACCCCGGAACCAGAGATCCAGCAGAATGAGAAAATTTTCTCAG aGGACCCAGTCTGAATCTCTGAGTGATTTGAGCTGTACcccagaggaagaagaagaggatgATGCTGTATTCAAACCCAGCAATCCAGAACTGCCATGCAGCACAGCTGCAACACAGAATGTGGCTTCCTGGCCAAAGCCCAGAGTGCCTGAGGACTTCCCCCCTGCTTTGAGGCCAGTGATGACTCAGCCTGCTTCTGAGTCTGCTGTTGGACAGGAAACACTGCTACCAGAGAATAAGCCAGAGGACTGCCAACCAACACTGGAAATGACATGTGAGGAGTCTGAGTCCTCACTGCTGTCAGAGGGCAAAGACTCTGCAACTTCTTCCCATTCCAGTTCCAACAGAGAAGTACAAAAGCAAGAAGATTCCTCAGAAACACTGGTTCTGTCATCTGAGGATGTGTCAATTAATATTGTAAATCATGAAAATAAGGAGCTTCCTGCTGTGTTTCCATTAAATAAATTAccttctgaagaaaatatttcaattagTAAGAACAGTATTGTTTGCTTGGGACggtcagaagaaaataaacagaaggaTGATCAGGTACCTGTGGAAATGCCCTATAATAAAGGGGCAAACAAAGAGTTTACTCTATTGTCAGAGTCCAGCAAGGAGTTTTTCATGGGTTCTTCCCAGCCCACAGACTCATTCCTTGTTTCACATCCTGCGTCCTCAGTGCAGATGGGATCATCTACTTTCTGCCCTCTAGAGAAAGCAAAGACTACAcaggaggcagctgcttctgATAAAGAGAACAGTCAGCCACTGATCCACAAGGAGGAACAGTTGGggaagaaagctgaaaaagcagTCAATGAACTCAATGCCTTCAAAAagttttccatttcctctgCACGGGAGAGACCAAGCACCAGAAGCCTGCATTTCCCAGAAAGATCAGAACTGGAAAGCCCATTAAATACTGGATTCTTCCTGTCCAAAGCAAAGGTCTCCTCAAGGAATGAGAAGTGGCAAGATGACTTCCAGAAGGGATCAGATCTGGATGAGGAAAAAAGTAGCAATAAAAAGGAGACTCTACCATCAGAGTCCTACTCTGAGAACACAGGCCAACCTACAGAAATTTTGGCAGGTTATGTTTCTCCAGCTGTTGATGCAGCACCAATGCCAAGCAATTCTTCAGTGATATCTCACAATCAGCCAAGTTGTAAAGATAAAAATCCTTTTCAAGTGAAACTTAGATCCACCTCACTGTCCTTGAAATATGAAGACAACTCACCATCAGAATCAAAAGGGATTAAAAGATACAGTGCagaatttaatttagaaaatgagGGATTGACTTCCTTTCTAAGAGGTGATAAGGTAGAGATCAGAAAAACAGCCAATACAAATACTGGTGATTCCTTAAATGAAAAGATCAAACCCAAAGCAAAGTCCTCTGAACAGCTTAGCAGCAAACCTCCATTGCCTAAAAAGCCAGTGTTGCAAAGCATAACCATTCCAAACACTACTGCAAGCAAGGAGAAGCAGGACAAAGCTATTCACTCTCCTGAATCCAGAAATGAAGACAGAGACTTGGAGAAACAGTCAACTGCTTGTAAAGTGCCTG AGAAAAGCATGCTTtcccctgtggctgctggagaCTTTGGAAGAGATCCTGACACTCCTACAGAGCCAGCCTGGATTTCCATTGCAAGGCAAAAGCAGAGGGGCATGCATCAGGAGAAGGAACTCGACAAAGAAAAGCCTGTGACTCCAGATAATAAGTCAACTacagagaaacagaataaaGGAAAGGAACAAACAGAG